A window of the Helianthus annuus cultivar XRQ/B chromosome 4, HanXRQr2.0-SUNRISE, whole genome shotgun sequence genome harbors these coding sequences:
- the LOC110933494 gene encoding uncharacterized mitochondrial protein AtMg01250-like translates to MFKIDFEKAYDHISWGVLDSIQEQMNFHVKWRRWIMAILSSARSSVLMNVSPTFEFQFQRGMRQGDPISPFLFIIGMEAFSFMMSTSTNVGLFNGFQMPNNGPLVSHLLFANDALLIGEWSKANIENMVRLLRCFHLVSGLQINYGKSNLHGVGVNVEEVTTFTFLWRLVDWG, encoded by the coding sequence ATGTTcaagattgattttgaaaaagcGTATGATCACATTAGTTGGGGCGTTTTAGATTCGATACAGGAGCAAATGAATTTTCATGTGAAGTGGAGAAGGTGGATTATGGCGATCCTTTCGTCCGCTAGGTCCTCTGTCCTAATGAATGTGTCCCCTACTTTTGAGTTCCAGTTTCAGAGAGGCATGAGGCAGGGGGATCCCATATCCCCGTTTCTGTTCATCATTGGTATGGAAGCTTTCTCGTTCATGATGTCAACATCAACGAATGTTGGTCTTTTCAATGGCTTTCAAATGCCGAATAACGGTCCATTAGTGTCCCATCTTTTATTTGCGAATGACGCGCTCCTCATTGGAGAATGGTCGAAAGCAAATATAGAGAATATGGTGCGGTTATTAAGATGTTTTCATCTTGTTTCCGGGCTGCAAATCAACTATGGGAAATCTAATCTTCATGGAGTGGGAGTTAATGTTGAGGAGGTCACGACATTTACATTCCTTTGGAGGCTGGTGGATTGGGGCTAA